In a genomic window of Litoribacterium kuwaitense:
- a CDS encoding DUF1177 domain-containing protein gives MSMKHVMDIYELMDDIAVTGETIKQYLSRISENGQIEVHTIEGEKGKTDFIKVTIPGKNGKSQGGNAPTLGIIGRLGGIGARPEMTGFVSDGDGALSSMAAAAKLLDMTNKGDQLSGDVILTTHICPNAPTQEHEPVPFMDSPVDILTMNKYEVAKEMDAILSIDTTKGNNIINHRGFAITPTVKEGYILKVSDDLLYVYTQSVGKLPVTMPITTQDITPYGNDVYHINSILQPSVATDKPVVGVAVTTETAVAGCGTGASRVTDIEEVVRYCIEVAKVYGQSKCHFYNEEEFNHLENLYGKMTHLQSLGKQGELV, from the coding sequence ATGTCAATGAAACACGTTATGGACATATATGAATTGATGGATGACATCGCAGTCACAGGAGAAACCATTAAACAATACTTATCACGTATCAGTGAAAATGGACAAATTGAAGTTCATACAATTGAAGGTGAAAAAGGGAAGACTGACTTTATTAAAGTGACGATTCCAGGTAAAAACGGTAAATCCCAAGGAGGGAATGCTCCTACGCTAGGAATTATCGGGCGATTAGGTGGTATTGGAGCACGACCGGAAATGACCGGATTCGTTTCAGACGGTGATGGCGCATTATCCAGTATGGCAGCAGCAGCAAAATTACTAGATATGACAAATAAGGGAGATCAGTTAAGCGGAGATGTTATCTTAACGACACATATATGTCCGAACGCTCCAACTCAAGAACATGAACCCGTGCCATTTATGGATTCCCCGGTTGATATTTTGACTATGAATAAATACGAAGTGGCTAAAGAGATGGACGCCATTCTCTCTATTGACACGACAAAAGGTAATAACATTATCAACCACCGCGGTTTTGCGATTACCCCGACTGTAAAAGAAGGTTATATTTTAAAAGTCAGTGACGACTTACTTTATGTATACACACAATCAGTCGGAAAACTACCAGTCACCATGCCGATTACAACTCAAGATATTACACCTTATGGGAATGATGTTTACCATATAAATAGTATTCTTCAGCCTTCGGTAGCCACCGATAAGCCAGTCGTCGGCGTGGCGGTTACAACAGAGACAGCAGTTGCAGGATGTGGAACTGGGGCGAGTCGTGTCACAGATATTGAAGAAGTGGTTCGTTACTGTATTGAAGTGGCCAAGGTTTATGGACAATCAAAATGTCACTTCTACAACGAAGAAGAATTCAACCACTTGGAAAATCTATATGGGAAGATGACACACTTGCAATCATTAGGGAAACAAGGAGAATTGGTATGA
- a CDS encoding M20 family metallopeptidase encodes MTNKQELKDRLINEVENHKDELIELCSRLIQIPSENPPGDSTEITEFIDQYLKNAGAETHWYESADKMYNLVSTIGEDRGGKHLIYCGHSDVVPTGDHSKWDFNPTSGEIQNGWLLGRGASDMKAGLGGIIYTFALLKNLDIDLPGQLTLAVVPDEETGGEFGVPWLLENQLIHGDGCLISEPSSPFNPTIGQKGSYWFKLKVFGEPGHGSLSPLAGNNAIINMLDAIHEIRKLWELEIEIPDEVKPLIEKSKRYMREVETDREAFQPVMDHITVNIGRIQGGTKSNMIPESCEVEVDCRLPFGITQDDVSEILHKKLDALGIEYEISRFGFRSNANYTEAEDPVCEAIVNNITYVTGHEAYGVMQWASSDARHFREHHIPVLQYGPAYLPSIHGYNEKVKVEDIVRCCKVYIAAVIDYLYEG; translated from the coding sequence ATGACGAATAAGCAGGAACTTAAAGATCGTTTGATCAATGAAGTTGAAAATCATAAAGACGAACTGATCGAATTATGCAGCCGATTGATTCAAATTCCTAGTGAAAACCCACCTGGGGACTCGACAGAAATCACTGAATTTATTGATCAATACTTGAAAAACGCCGGTGCTGAAACGCATTGGTATGAATCTGCTGACAAAATGTACAATTTAGTATCAACGATTGGTGAAGATCGAGGAGGAAAACATTTAATTTACTGTGGTCATTCAGATGTAGTCCCAACGGGCGATCACTCGAAATGGGATTTCAATCCTACTTCCGGTGAAATTCAAAATGGCTGGTTGCTTGGAAGAGGAGCCAGTGATATGAAAGCAGGGTTAGGTGGGATTATCTATACTTTTGCTCTCTTGAAAAATTTGGACATAGATCTGCCAGGTCAATTAACGCTAGCAGTAGTGCCAGATGAAGAAACAGGGGGGGAATTTGGAGTTCCCTGGCTGTTGGAAAATCAACTGATTCATGGCGATGGCTGTTTAATTTCAGAACCATCCTCTCCCTTTAACCCTACGATTGGTCAAAAAGGATCTTATTGGTTTAAACTGAAAGTGTTTGGAGAGCCAGGTCACGGAAGTCTATCTCCGTTAGCAGGAAACAATGCTATTATTAATATGTTAGATGCTATTCATGAAATACGTAAATTGTGGGAGTTAGAGATTGAGATTCCTGATGAAGTCAAGCCATTAATCGAAAAATCAAAGCGTTATATGCGTGAAGTTGAAACAGATCGTGAAGCTTTCCAACCGGTGATGGATCATATCACTGTAAATATCGGTAGAATCCAGGGTGGTACCAAGTCGAATATGATTCCTGAAAGCTGTGAAGTGGAAGTCGATTGCAGATTACCCTTTGGCATTACACAGGATGATGTAAGTGAAATTTTGCATAAAAAACTCGATGCTTTAGGAATTGAATATGAAATAAGCCGCTTTGGATTCCGCAGCAATGCAAACTATACTGAGGCAGAAGATCCAGTGTGTGAAGCGATCGTTAATAATATCACGTATGTTACAGGGCACGAAGCATATGGAGTCATGCAGTGGGCTAGTAGCGATGCACGACATTTCAGAGAGCATCACATTCCCGTACTTCAATATGGGCCAGCTTATTTACCAAGCATTCACGGCTATAATGAAAAAGTTAAGGTAGAAGATATTGTGAGATGCTGCAAAGTTTATATTGCAGCAGTGATTGATTACCTTTATGAAGGATAA
- a CDS encoding IclR family transcriptional regulator codes for MLKTLSLALEVLKMFTKDKPTWGGRELAATLNQNHTKIYRILETLERHKFLNKNKETKKYSLGFKVWELGNTVSENFRINELIHPILEKVSEKTNESVFLTILDGEEGLTFDAVEAMTTVRFSVSIGSRTPLFTGASYRAILAYMSEDFIDHYLEGNFTKYTEKTKVDPEIIREDLRLIRKNGYAMSEGEYTEDVVAVAIPIFQNDQIVASLTVSGPKYRIEDEHIELFIKELSQAEIELNKVLEKYGSHYFGL; via the coding sequence ATGCTAAAAACATTAAGCCTTGCTTTAGAGGTATTAAAGATGTTTACGAAAGATAAACCAACATGGGGTGGGAGAGAATTAGCAGCTACATTAAATCAAAATCATACAAAAATTTATCGTATCTTAGAAACACTAGAACGACACAAATTCTTAAATAAAAATAAGGAAACAAAGAAATATTCACTTGGTTTCAAAGTATGGGAGCTTGGGAATACGGTGTCTGAAAATTTTCGTATAAATGAACTCATACATCCAATTTTAGAAAAAGTGAGCGAAAAGACAAATGAATCCGTTTTCTTAACGATCTTGGATGGTGAAGAAGGATTGACCTTCGATGCTGTGGAAGCGATGACCACGGTGCGATTTTCAGTTTCAATTGGCAGTCGTACACCGCTATTCACTGGCGCTTCATACCGAGCCATTTTAGCTTATATGTCCGAAGATTTCATAGACCATTATTTAGAAGGGAATTTTACAAAATACACAGAAAAAACGAAGGTAGATCCTGAGATCATTCGAGAAGATTTAAGGTTGATCAGAAAAAATGGTTATGCAATGAGCGAAGGTGAATATACCGAAGATGTCGTTGCAGTTGCGATTCCAATTTTCCAAAATGATCAGATTGTCGCCTCGCTAACAGTTTCGGGACCTAAGTATCGTATTGAAGATGAACATATTGAATTATTTATAAAGGAGTTATCACAAGCTGAAATAGAACTGAATAAAGTCTTGGAAAAATACGGTTCTCATTATTTTGGTTTATGA